Proteins encoded together in one Balaenoptera musculus isolate JJ_BM4_2016_0621 chromosome 6, mBalMus1.pri.v3, whole genome shotgun sequence window:
- the FAM214B gene encoding protein FAM214B isoform X1, with protein MRHVQAEPSPSSEPEAGPSQPAVRQGALQGGLLMGYSPAGGATSPGVYQVSIFSPPAGASEPHRALKRPAPPTEGPRELKRGPGLGAREGLPPEEPPTLGLWGPEGLGLGLGMASQHFCHHGLCVVEQGGSSTSPWTSGARSPPWPPSNASCSTLHTRDWASPDPGGQGSLGESPGPAPPGQLHTLDTDLHSLAQIGGKSLVAGVGNGGSPWPRESPGTANGHSPEHTPPGPGPPGPCPTKRRLLPAGEAPDVSSEDEGPAPRRRRGTLGHPPAAISSDAKATPFWSHLLPGPKEPVLDPTDCSPMGRRLKGACRLKLSSLRSLRKGPGLLSPASASPVPTPAVSRTLLGNFEESLLRGRFAPSGHIEGFTAEIGASGSYCPQHVTLPVTVTFFDVSEQNAPAPFLGVVDLNPLGRKGYSVPKVGTIQVTLFNPNQTVVKMFLVTFDFSDMPAAHMTFLRHRLFLVPVGEEGNASPTRRLLCYLLHLRFRSSRSGRLSLHGDIRLLFSRRSLELDTGLPYELQAVTEAPHNPRYSPLP; from the exons ATGCGCCACGTGCAGGCGGAGCCGTCTCCATCCTCAGAGCCAGAGGCTGGCCCTTCACAGCCTGCAGTCAGGCAGGGGGCCCTCCAGGGTGGCCTGCTCATGGGCTACAGCCCGGCAGGGGGGGCAACATCCCCCGGGGTCTACCAGGTATCCATCTTTTCCCCTCCAGCTGGTGCCTCCGAGCCTCATAGGGCCCTGAAACGGCCAGCCCCACCCACTGAGGGTCCCCGGGAGCTGAAgagaggccctgggctgggggccagaGAGGGACTACCCCCTGAAGAACCACCTACTCTGGGGCTATGGGGCCCAGAGGGACTGGGGCTGGGACTGGGCATGGCCAGCCAACATTTCTGCCATCATGGCCTCTGTGTTGTGGAACAGGGAGGTAGCTCCACCTCACCTTGGACTTCAGGGGCCCGGAGTCCCCCCTGGCCCCCATCAAATGCTTCCTGCAGTACTTTGCACACCAGAGACTGGGCTTCCCCAGATCCTGGGGGACAGGGGTCCCTGGGGGAGTCCCCAGGGCCAGCCCCTCCAGGCCAGCTGCACACACTTGACACTGATTTGCACAGTCTTGCACAAATAGGGGGTAAGAGCCTAGTGGCTGGGGTGGGCAATGGGGGCAGCCCCTGGCCTAGGGAGTCCCCTGGCACTGCCAATGGGCACAGCCCCGAGCACACACCCCCTGGCCCTGGACCTCCAGGCCCCTGCCCCACCAAGCGAAGGCTGCTTCCAGCTGGAGAAGCCCCGGATGTCAGCTCTGAGGATGAGGGGCCAGCCCCTCGGAGGCGCCGGGGAACCCTGGGCCACCCTCCTGCTGCCATCAGTTCTGATGCCAAAGCCACACCCTTCTGGAGCCACCTGCTGCCTGGGCCCAAGGAGCCTGTGCTG GACCCAACAGACTGCAGTCCCATGGGGCGGAGGCTGAAAGGTGCCTGTCGCCTGAAGCT GAGCTCCCTTCGAAGCCTCCGGAAGGGGCCAGGCCTGCTGAGCCCCGCCAGTGCCTCCCCTGTTCCTACCCCCGCCGTCAGCCGTACCCTGTTGGGCAACTTTGAG gaaTCATTGCTGCGAGGACGCTTTGCACCATCTGGCCACATTGAGGGCTTCACAGCAGAGATTGGAGCTAGTGGATCCTACTGCCCTCAGCATGTCACGCTGCCTGTCACTGTCACCTTCTTTGATGTTTCTGAGCAAAATGCCCCGGCTCCCTTCCTG GGCGTCGTGGACCTGAACCCCCTGGGGAGGAAGGGTTACAGCGTGCCCAAGGTGGGCACCATCCAAGTG ACCTTATTTAACCCCAACCAGACTGTGGTGAAGATGTTCCTCGTGACCTTTGACTTCTCGGACATGCCTGCTGCCCACATGACCTTCCTGCGTCATCGCCTCTTTTTGGTGCCTGTGGGTGAGGAGGGAAATGCTAGCCCCACCCGCCGCCTCCTCTGCTACTTGTTGCACCTCAG GTTCCGGAGCTCCCGCTCAGGCCGCTTAAGCCTGCATGGAGACATCCGCCTGCTTTTTTCCCGCCGGAGCCTGGAACTGGACACAGGGCTCCCCTACGAACTGCAGGCTGTGACTGAGGCCCCTCACAATCCACGTTATTCACCTTTGCCCTGA
- the STOML2 gene encoding stomatin-like protein 2, mitochondrial isoform X1: MLARAVRGSGALLLRGSVQASGRAARRASSGLPRNTVVLFVPQQEAWVVERMGRFHRILEPPPILLKTCDSSSQGLNILIPVLDRIRYVQSLKEIVINVPEQSAVTLDNVTLQIDGVLYLRIMDPYKASYGVEDPEYAVTQLAQTTMRSELGKLSLDKVFRERESLNANIVDAINQAADCWGIRCLRYEIKDIHVPPRVKESMQMQVEAERRKRATVLESEGTRESAINVAEGKKQAQILASEAEKAEQINQAAGEASAVLAKAKAKAEAIRVLAAALTQHNGDAAASLTVAEQYVSAFSKLAKDSNTILLPSNPGDVTSMVAQAMGVYGALTKAPVPGAQDSVSSRSSRDVQSTDASLDEELDRVKLS; encoded by the exons ATGCTGGCGCGCGCGGTGCGGGGGTCTGGGGCCCTTTTGCTGAGG GGCTCCGTGCAGGCTTCTGGCCGCGCTGCGCGCCGCGCCTCCTCTGGATTGCCCCGAAACACCGTGGTGCTGTTTGTGCCGCAGCAGGAGGCTTGGGTGGTGGAGCGAATGGGCCGATTCCACCGCATCCTGGAGCCT CCCCCCATCCTTCTGAAGACCTGTGACTCCTCTTCCCAGGGCTTGAATATCCTCATCCCTGTGTTAGACCGGATCCGATATGTGCAGAGTCTCAAGGAAATTGTCATCAACGTGCCTGAGCAGTCTGCCGTGACTCTTG ACAATGTAACTCTGCAAATCGATGGAGTCCTTTACCTGCGCATCATGGACCCTTACAAG GCAAGCTATGGTGTGGAGGACCCTGAGTATGCTGTCACCCAGCTAGCTCAGACAACCATGAGATCAGAGCTCGGCAAACTCTCTCTGGACAAAGTCTTCCGG GAGCGGGAGTCCCTGAATGCCAACATCGTGGATGCTATCAACCAGGCTGCAGACTGCTGGGGCATCCGCTGCCTCCGTTATGAGATCAAGGATATCCATGTGCCACCCCGGGTGAAAGAGTCCATGCAGATGCAG GTGGAGGCAGAGCGGCGGAAACGGGCCACAGTTCTAGAGTCTGAGGGGACTCGAGAGTCGGCCATCAACGTGGCAGAGGGGAAGAAGCAGGCACAGATCCTGGCCTCTGAGGCAGAAAAGGCTGAACAAATAAATCAGGCAGCAG GAGAGGCCAGTGCAGTTCTGGCCAAGGCCAAGGCTAAAGCTGAAGCTATTCGCGTCCTGGCTGCAGCTCTGACACAACAT AATGGAGATGCAGCAGCCTCACTGACTGTGGCTGAGCAGTATGTCAGCGCATTCTCTAAACTGGCCAAGGACTCCAACACTATCCTGCTGCCCTCCAACCCTGGCGACGTCACCAGTATGGTGGCTCAG gccATGGGTGTGTATGGGGCCCTCACCAAAGCCCCGGTGCCAGGAGCCCAGGACTCAGTCTCCAGCAGGAGCAGCAGAGATGTACAGAGCACAGATGCAAGTCTTGATGAGGAACTTGATCGAGTCAAGCTGAGTTAA
- the STOML2 gene encoding stomatin-like protein 2, mitochondrial isoform X2 has protein sequence MLARAVRGSGALLLRGSVQASGRAARRASSGLPRNTVVLFVPQQEAWVVERMGRFHRILEPGLNILIPVLDRIRYVQSLKEIVINVPEQSAVTLDNVTLQIDGVLYLRIMDPYKASYGVEDPEYAVTQLAQTTMRSELGKLSLDKVFRERESLNANIVDAINQAADCWGIRCLRYEIKDIHVPPRVKESMQMQVEAERRKRATVLESEGTRESAINVAEGKKQAQILASEAEKAEQINQAAGEASAVLAKAKAKAEAIRVLAAALTQHNGDAAASLTVAEQYVSAFSKLAKDSNTILLPSNPGDVTSMVAQAMGVYGALTKAPVPGAQDSVSSRSSRDVQSTDASLDEELDRVKLS, from the exons ATGCTGGCGCGCGCGGTGCGGGGGTCTGGGGCCCTTTTGCTGAGG GGCTCCGTGCAGGCTTCTGGCCGCGCTGCGCGCCGCGCCTCCTCTGGATTGCCCCGAAACACCGTGGTGCTGTTTGTGCCGCAGCAGGAGGCTTGGGTGGTGGAGCGAATGGGCCGATTCCACCGCATCCTGGAGCCT GGCTTGAATATCCTCATCCCTGTGTTAGACCGGATCCGATATGTGCAGAGTCTCAAGGAAATTGTCATCAACGTGCCTGAGCAGTCTGCCGTGACTCTTG ACAATGTAACTCTGCAAATCGATGGAGTCCTTTACCTGCGCATCATGGACCCTTACAAG GCAAGCTATGGTGTGGAGGACCCTGAGTATGCTGTCACCCAGCTAGCTCAGACAACCATGAGATCAGAGCTCGGCAAACTCTCTCTGGACAAAGTCTTCCGG GAGCGGGAGTCCCTGAATGCCAACATCGTGGATGCTATCAACCAGGCTGCAGACTGCTGGGGCATCCGCTGCCTCCGTTATGAGATCAAGGATATCCATGTGCCACCCCGGGTGAAAGAGTCCATGCAGATGCAG GTGGAGGCAGAGCGGCGGAAACGGGCCACAGTTCTAGAGTCTGAGGGGACTCGAGAGTCGGCCATCAACGTGGCAGAGGGGAAGAAGCAGGCACAGATCCTGGCCTCTGAGGCAGAAAAGGCTGAACAAATAAATCAGGCAGCAG GAGAGGCCAGTGCAGTTCTGGCCAAGGCCAAGGCTAAAGCTGAAGCTATTCGCGTCCTGGCTGCAGCTCTGACACAACAT AATGGAGATGCAGCAGCCTCACTGACTGTGGCTGAGCAGTATGTCAGCGCATTCTCTAAACTGGCCAAGGACTCCAACACTATCCTGCTGCCCTCCAACCCTGGCGACGTCACCAGTATGGTGGCTCAG gccATGGGTGTGTATGGGGCCCTCACCAAAGCCCCGGTGCCAGGAGCCCAGGACTCAGTCTCCAGCAGGAGCAGCAGAGATGTACAGAGCACAGATGCAAGTCTTGATGAGGAACTTGATCGAGTCAAGCTGAGTTAA
- the FAM214B gene encoding protein FAM214B isoform X2, with product MRHVQAEPSPSSEPEAGPSQPAVRQGALQGGLLMGYSPAGGATSPGVYQVSIFSPPAGASEPHRALKRPAPPTEGPRELKRGPGLGAREGLPPEEPPTLGLWGPEGLGLGLGMASQHFCHHGLCVVEQGGSSTSPWTSGARSPPWPPSNASCSTLHTRDWASPDPGGQGSLGESPGPAPPGQLHTLDTDLHSLAQIGGKSLVAGVGNGGSPWPRESPGTANGHSPEHTPPGPGPPGPCPTKRRLLPAGEAPDVSSEDEGPAPRRRRGTLGHPPAAISSDAKATPFWSHLLPGPKEPVLDPTDCSPMGRRLKGACRLKLSSLRSLRKGPGLLSPASASPVPTPAVSRTLLGNFEESLLRGRFAPSGHIEGFTAEIGASGSYCPQHVTLPVTVTFFDVSEQNAPAPFLTLFNPNQTVVKMFLVTFDFSDMPAAHMTFLRHRLFLVPVGEEGNASPTRRLLCYLLHLRFRSSRSGRLSLHGDIRLLFSRRSLELDTGLPYELQAVTEAPHNPRYSPLP from the exons ATGCGCCACGTGCAGGCGGAGCCGTCTCCATCCTCAGAGCCAGAGGCTGGCCCTTCACAGCCTGCAGTCAGGCAGGGGGCCCTCCAGGGTGGCCTGCTCATGGGCTACAGCCCGGCAGGGGGGGCAACATCCCCCGGGGTCTACCAGGTATCCATCTTTTCCCCTCCAGCTGGTGCCTCCGAGCCTCATAGGGCCCTGAAACGGCCAGCCCCACCCACTGAGGGTCCCCGGGAGCTGAAgagaggccctgggctgggggccagaGAGGGACTACCCCCTGAAGAACCACCTACTCTGGGGCTATGGGGCCCAGAGGGACTGGGGCTGGGACTGGGCATGGCCAGCCAACATTTCTGCCATCATGGCCTCTGTGTTGTGGAACAGGGAGGTAGCTCCACCTCACCTTGGACTTCAGGGGCCCGGAGTCCCCCCTGGCCCCCATCAAATGCTTCCTGCAGTACTTTGCACACCAGAGACTGGGCTTCCCCAGATCCTGGGGGACAGGGGTCCCTGGGGGAGTCCCCAGGGCCAGCCCCTCCAGGCCAGCTGCACACACTTGACACTGATTTGCACAGTCTTGCACAAATAGGGGGTAAGAGCCTAGTGGCTGGGGTGGGCAATGGGGGCAGCCCCTGGCCTAGGGAGTCCCCTGGCACTGCCAATGGGCACAGCCCCGAGCACACACCCCCTGGCCCTGGACCTCCAGGCCCCTGCCCCACCAAGCGAAGGCTGCTTCCAGCTGGAGAAGCCCCGGATGTCAGCTCTGAGGATGAGGGGCCAGCCCCTCGGAGGCGCCGGGGAACCCTGGGCCACCCTCCTGCTGCCATCAGTTCTGATGCCAAAGCCACACCCTTCTGGAGCCACCTGCTGCCTGGGCCCAAGGAGCCTGTGCTG GACCCAACAGACTGCAGTCCCATGGGGCGGAGGCTGAAAGGTGCCTGTCGCCTGAAGCT GAGCTCCCTTCGAAGCCTCCGGAAGGGGCCAGGCCTGCTGAGCCCCGCCAGTGCCTCCCCTGTTCCTACCCCCGCCGTCAGCCGTACCCTGTTGGGCAACTTTGAG gaaTCATTGCTGCGAGGACGCTTTGCACCATCTGGCCACATTGAGGGCTTCACAGCAGAGATTGGAGCTAGTGGATCCTACTGCCCTCAGCATGTCACGCTGCCTGTCACTGTCACCTTCTTTGATGTTTCTGAGCAAAATGCCCCGGCTCCCTTCCTG ACCTTATTTAACCCCAACCAGACTGTGGTGAAGATGTTCCTCGTGACCTTTGACTTCTCGGACATGCCTGCTGCCCACATGACCTTCCTGCGTCATCGCCTCTTTTTGGTGCCTGTGGGTGAGGAGGGAAATGCTAGCCCCACCCGCCGCCTCCTCTGCTACTTGTTGCACCTCAG GTTCCGGAGCTCCCGCTCAGGCCGCTTAAGCCTGCATGGAGACATCCGCCTGCTTTTTTCCCGCCGGAGCCTGGAACTGGACACAGGGCTCCCCTACGAACTGCAGGCTGTGACTGAGGCCCCTCACAATCCACGTTATTCACCTTTGCCCTGA